In one candidate division TA06 bacterium genomic region, the following are encoded:
- a CDS encoding NAD-dependent epimerase/dehydratase family protein — protein sequence MKVLVTGGAGFIGSHIVDRLLHDGHDVWIVDDLSTGKKENINKKAEFIKMDIAEPGLCDALRAAKPEIVFHCAAQIDVRKSIDDPIADARANIIGTINLLEACRVWQSKKVIYSSSGGTIYGNVDKPATEDFPVLPLSPYGVAKLACEHYLRCYSVWHGLKFTVLRYANVYGPRQDPLGEAGVVAIFSNKMLSGETPIVYGFGKMIRDYVYVGDIVEANMAAIEKGEGEILNIGTRRPTSVNELFNIIADVLSFQEKPVMKSARDGELKSNFLSYGRAKEVLGWEPRVSLEEGLKMTTDWFKERFS from the coding sequence GTGAAGGTTCTGGTCACCGGCGGAGCGGGATTCATAGGTTCTCATATCGTGGACAGGCTGCTCCACGATGGACACGACGTGTGGATTGTGGATGACCTGTCCACTGGCAAGAAGGAGAATATCAACAAGAAAGCGGAATTCATCAAGATGGATATCGCCGAACCAGGACTATGTGATGCACTTAGGGCTGCCAAACCCGAAATCGTATTTCATTGCGCTGCCCAGATAGATGTGAGGAAGTCAATTGACGACCCAATAGCGGATGCGAGAGCGAACATTATCGGTACAATAAACCTGCTTGAGGCTTGCAGAGTCTGGCAAAGCAAGAAGGTAATATACTCTTCTTCGGGTGGGACAATCTATGGTAATGTGGATAAACCAGCAACAGAAGACTTTCCGGTCCTCCCCCTTTCACCTTACGGTGTCGCCAAACTGGCCTGTGAACACTATCTGCGGTGCTACTCTGTATGGCATGGTTTGAAGTTCACAGTACTTAGATACGCAAACGTGTACGGACCAAGGCAAGATCCCCTCGGCGAAGCTGGTGTAGTTGCCATCTTCAGCAACAAGATGCTATCTGGAGAGACTCCAATCGTGTACGGCTTTGGAAAGATGATAAGAGACTATGTTTATGTGGGAGATATAGTAGAGGCAAATATGGCTGCGATAGAGAAAGGAGAAGGCGAAATACTGAACATTGGAACCAGGAGGCCGACATCTGTTAATGAGCTCTTCAATATCATAGCCGATGTTCTGTCCTTTCAGGAGAAACCTGTGATGAAATCTGCCAGGGACGGGGAACTGAAAAGTAACTTCCTCAGTTATGGCCGTGCAAAGGAAGTTTTGGGATGGGAGCCGAGAGTGAGCCTCGAAGAAGGCTTAAAGATGACCACAGATTGGTTCAAAGAAAGGTTTTCGTAA